ATTTGGTTATATTATATTTGTACCAATTCAAGAATTAATTGTAAGAAGCGGAATTCAATCTGCGCTACAAAAGTTTTTATCTGTGGCAAAAAAAAGACAATGTGGTCATCAATTATTATGTCTAATATTCTTTTTGCAGGTGGCCATTCGCATATTAGTTTAGGATTTGCACTTTCTGCATTTATTCCTGGTATATTTTGGGGTTGGTTATACGCAAAACAAAATTCATTAATATCCGTAAGCGTTTCTCATGTTTTAATTGGTGTTTGGGGGGCATTTATTGTTGGATTTGAAAATATTGTATAGTTAATTAATTTTTTCTACATCCAATTTCTTTGGCTGGCACACCACCAACAATTAACCATTCTGCAACACTGTTAGTAACAACAGCTCCCATTCCAACCACAACATGGTTACCTATTGTTACATTATCTGTTATACATGCATTAGCTCCAAGCCAAACATCTTTACCTATATAAACACCATAAGATGTTACAGCCTGCTCTTTTATTAAAAAATCAGCCTTCATTCCATGATTAAAAGCATAAATTTTTACACCCGAAGCAATTCTAGAATTTTGTCCTATAAAAACGCCTTTTGCGCCTCCATCAATCACAACTCCAGTGTTAATGCTCACGCCATTTTCGATAGTAATTGGACCATGCAAAAAAACATGCGAAGCTATAGTCACATTATCTCCAATCGTAATTTGCCTACCTGGCTCAGCAAAAATATTTGCTTCAGGAGAAATAAAACAGTTTTTACCTATTTTCACTGTTTCTAACTCTTGCAGTTGTGCTTGAATTTCTTGTTGCCATGGTTCTGCCCAAATTTTATGTTTATCTTTTAATGAAAAATAAAGCCATGGCATAAAAGATAATCTTTTTTTATGTTGCTCAATATATTTATCCACGCAATGAACCTATAATGTTTTCAACTCAATTTTTTTGTAACTAATCATTGTCCGTCTAGCATCAAAAAGACTTTTATAGCTTTCGTAACGAATTCTGAGTTTTTCGGTTTCTGCACGTGCCGCAACTATTTTTTCTAGCATACTAATGTATTCTGGATCAGCTTCAGCTAAACGCTTTAACCGCGCTTCAGGTATTTTTTCAGTACTTAATTCAATTCTATTCATTATTTTAGAACGTACCGATGTTCTCAGTAATTCTAGTTTCTCGGCTTCTTTTCTTTTTTCAACATATTCTAATCCAATTTTATTAGCCAATTGAATAATTTCTTCCAATCCCATTTCTTTAATAGAAACAGAAGGCTGTTGAGTAAAAGTACTTTTTTGCACACTTTCTTCGGACAAATTATCACCTTTTTTAATTAATTTGAGTTTAAAACAGTATGGCTCATATTTAACATACGAACCAAGGTTTGTTTTGCAAGTGAACGTTGTGGCTCTGAAACAGCAATAACATTTTGTGGTGTACCCAATCTTATTTGCTCCAACGCCCAAGTTAAATGTGGCAAATCGATGCGATTCATGGTGCCGCATAAACACATAAAAGGATTAAGACTCACAACCGTTTTATCCGCGTTTTCTTTAGCAATACGATTAACCAAATTAAGCTCTGTTCCCACAGCCCATTTGCTACCAGAAGGGCTTGCTGCAATTGTTTTTACAATAAAATCAGTAGAACCAGAAAAATCTGATTTGTCGACAACTTCCATAGCACATTCGGGATGAGAAATAATTTTAAACTCAGGATCTTTCGCACGAATTTGATCTATTTGTTTTATAGTAAACATCATATGCACAGGGCAACAACCTTGCCACAACATAATAGTTGTATCTTTAATTTTATTTTTATCTAAACCACCGTAAGCCTTTTTCGGATTCCATAAACTCATTTGTTCCATTGGAATGCCCAATTTCTTTGCCGTATTACGACCCAAATGTTGATCGGGATAAAAAAATAAAATTTTTCGCTCACGCAATGCCCATTCTACTATTTTTGGTGCATTAGAACTTGTACAAACCACACCGCCTTTTTGCGCAACAAATGCCTTTAATGCAGCGCTCGAATTGATATACGTAACAGGCATTATGCTTTCATGACCAACAGTTTCAACAAGCTGCTCCCAAGCCTCAACAACATCGTCAACATCAGCCATATCGGCCATATCACAGCCAGCCCCTAAATCGGGTAACACAACAATTTGTTGTCCTGTTTTTAAAATATCAGCACCCTCAGCCATAAAATGCACACCACAAAACACAATAAAGTTTGCTTCAGATTGCCTTGCAGCATATTGAGCAAGTTGCAAGGAGTCGCCTCGAATATCACTAAGTTCTACAATTTCTGGTCGTTGATAATGATGTGCTAAAATAACAAGTTTTTTACCAAAATACTTTCGAACATCAGAAATACGTTTCAGCATTTCTGATTCAGTCAGGTTAGGGTAAGGGGCGGGCAATGGAGGTTGAAAAGCAATTGTCATAAAAAATCCTACAGCATTTTAAAAGTATTTTTTACTTACAGTCACATAACACTTACAATTTGAGCACAACTTATACAATAACTCCAGAACATTTTTTATTTTAAGACAACAGTTGACGCCCAAAAGAAAATAGAGTTTTCTAAGTAAATTGTAAGGGATCGATTATATAATTTTTAAATTAGTGAGGAGAAGTTAATTTATGATCTCAGCTATTAAAGTAATTGCTGTCATTGGAGCAGGACAAATGGGAAGCGGTATTGCCCAAATTGCAGCCCAGGCCGGTTATCAGGTTTTGCTTTGTGATTCTTACCCAGAAAGTTTACACAAAGGGCTTTTAACCATAGAAAAAAGTTTAACAAAACTTTTTGAAAAGGGCAAAATAGAAGAACATCCACCTGCAATTCTTGCTCGAATCAAAAAAACCTCGCAGCTTAGTGATTTAGCAAAAGTCGATTTTGTTATTGAAGCCGTTAATGAAAACGAAACATTAAAAAAAGAAATCTTTAAAGAACTCGATAAAATTGTCTCTCCAAACACTATATTTGCCAGCAACACAAGCAGTTTACCTATAACTCGCCTTGCCTCAGCGACGTCAAGAACAAATAAATTTATTGGCATGCATTTTATGAATCCTGTGCCAATTATGAGCTTAGTAGAAATTATTAGAGGCCACGCAACTTCTGAAGACACATATCAGATAACTAAACAAATTTCAGAAAAAATGGGTAAAACAACTGTTTGCTCGCAAGACTATCCAGGATTTATAATTAATAGAATACTAATGCCTATGATTAATGAAGCGTTTTATACTTTGATGGAAGGCATTGCAAACGCCGAAGACATTGATACGGGCATGAAGCTAGGAACAAACCAGCCCATGGGACCACTCACTTTAGCTGATTTTATTGGGCTCGATACCTGTTATGCCATTATGAAAGTCTTGCACGAAGGACTAGGGGACAGCAAATATCGCCCCTGTCCATTACTAAAAAAATACGTTGACGCAGGCCATTTTGGCAAAAAAGTAGGACAAGGGGTTTATAAATATTAAAAAAGCTATAAAAGTTTATTTTTATAGCACAATTCCGAAAAGAAAGAATTATAAAACACAGAGGGAAATAATGACTTTTTTTTCAACTCTTAGTTTAAAAATCAAGTTGATTCTATTTTCTATTTTTTTTGTAATTTGCTTATTAACTGTAGGAGGAATAGCAATTCAAAGGATTTCTATTCTTACCGATGATTACGATCAGGTTGCAAAAATTAGTCTACCCAAAATTAATGACGTATTTATAATGTTGAGTCTCTACAGACAGGTACGCATTGACCTCAGAACGCTGGGGATTCCAAATCTTTCGGAATCTCAAATTCAGCAAGCCTCCAATAACGTTCGTAAAAGCATCGAAGAATACGATGCTATTGCTAAGGATTTTCTAAAATACCCAATGGTAAATGGTCAAAAAAAGGTAAACGATCAAGTTCAGGAAAGTTGGAAGAAGTTTGTTGAGGTTGTAAATAAAGTTTTAACATACGCGAATTCACAAAAAGCAGGAGATTTTGAAAAAATGAGGGCTATCTTTCTTAAAGATTGCCCAGAAGCTGCTGAAAATTATCGGCTGCTTAACTTAGAGCTTATTAAAATTGTTGAAGACGGTACAAAAGATAGATTTAAACTCGCCCATGAGGCAGCCACTATGGGAAATATATTGGTAATTTCAGTTATTGGAACATCCGTTCTTTTAGGCCTGATTATTGGCTGGCTATTTTCATCCTGGATTACACAATCAATTTCAATTGGTTTCAATAAAATCTCTGCCAATGCGAGTTCTGTTTTAGCAGCTGCAAAAGAGATCTCGTCTTCATCCGAGGAGCTTTCTAATTCTGCAGGGCAACAAGCTACATCATTACAAGAGACGACCACTTCTGTTGAATTGCTCAGCTCAACGGTGACTAAAAATATGGAAAATGCCAAAAAAACTGCGATTCTTTCTACAGAATCAAAAAAAAGTGCCAATGATGGCGAATCATCTGTAGAAAGTATGCTTGCAGCTATGACAGAAATTCGTGTTTCGAATGAAACTATCATGAACAAAATTAATGCAAGCAATCTTCAATTATCTAATATTGTAAGAATGTTTAAGGAAATTGGTGATAAAACCAAAGTTATCAACGAAATTGTTTTTCAAACAAAACTTCTTTCCTTTAATGCCTCTGTAGAGGCCGCAAGGGCAGGTGAACAAGGTAAAGGCTTTTCTGTAGTCGCCGAAGAAATTGGAAATTTAGCTCGAATGAGTGGCATTTCTGCCTCTGAAATTTCAAATCTTTTGGCAAACAATATTCAAAAAGTTGAAATGATTGTCAATCAGTCTCAAAAAGAAGTGGAAGTTATCATTGCTCAAGGTAAGCAAAAGGTTGAGTTTGGAGTCGAAGTTGCGCATAAATGCGCAGCGGCTCTCAAAGAAATTGTGGGTAATATTTCAAATGTTTCTATAATGGCTGAAGAGATTTCAGTCTCAAGTGATGAACAGGCAAAAGGTCTTTCAGAAATCAATTCTGCAATGGTTGATCTAAACACTGTAACACAAAAAAATGCTTCTGCCACAAATCAAAGTTTTTTAGCCGTAAATAAAATTTCAGAACAAATTCTTTTTCTTAACAAGACTATCAGCGAGCTTGAGGTGATTATTCGCGGATTAAAATCTGTTGCTAAAAACGGTATGAAGTAAATCATCATCAGGGCTTTTCACAACATCCTAACTTGTTTAATAACCCAAATTTTAATCACACATTTGGTATTGTGTACAAAAAAAATACAACCTACACACTTATATATATTTCTATATAAGTGATAAAGTTTTTTAATTCACTGAAATTATTTCTAAAATTAATTATTTTTTGATAAATTAAAAATAACTTGCTATCGACTTCTCTAAAAATGATCTGCTATAAATTTTAAGAACCATTTTATTCCCTCAAAACATCAGGGAAGCGGGAAATAAGTATTATAATACTAGGAGGTTAATGTGAGTTTGTCGAACCATTCTTCATCAAAGGTCGTTCATTTCCTGAAAGCAAGAGCAAAAAACTTAATTGTTGCAAGTTTTTCTGTTGCAGCATTACTTGGAGTTGCAAGCGCATCTATTGTAATTTTTGCACCTGAAAAAATTACAAATATAAAACAACATTTTATCGCACAGGCATCTGCAAATGCATATTCTTTACCCCAAGCGACTAATGTCGCACCAGGTAATGATACTCTATTTTTAAAATCATTTAAAAAAGTGTTTTCTAATATTGCAAAAGAAAGTCGTCCTGCTTTGGTATTTATTATTGCAGAAAAAAAAGTACAAGTTCGTGCAAACGAATTTCCCTTTCCTGATGATTTCTTTTTTCCATTTATGCCACCACAATTTCGAGGTCCTGGTAATCAAAGAGACAAAAAGCAATCAATTGAAACCGATGGCGGCTCAGGATTTATTGTTGATATAAAGAATGGTTATATTATTACAAATAATCATGTTATTGAAGGTGCCGATAAAATAACTGTTACAACTTATGACAATAAAAAATACAAAGCTAAAGTCTTAGGTACTGCAAAAAACGTTGATATTTCTGTTTTAAAACTCGAAGATTTTAAACCTTCCAATGAACTTAAACAAGTGAGCTTAGCCGACTCTAATGAAGTTGAGGTTGGAGACTGGGTTATTGCCCTAGGTGCTCCATTTGAATTGCCACAAACTCTGACAATGGGCGTCGTCAGTGCAGTCCAAAGATCAAGTGATACCCTTGGAATTACAGGTACAAATAGTTTTATTCAAACAGATGCGGCAATTAACCCAGGCAATTCTGGCGGGCCACTTGTCAGTTTAGACGGGCAAGTCATTGGAATGAATACTGCAATATACTCAAAAAATGGCACCAGCGTTGGAATTGGGTTTGCGATTCCTTCTAATACAATTCGATTGGTTGCTGATTCTATTATTAACAATGGAAAACTCACTCAAGTTTATTTAGGCGTAGAAATGTATGACTTAAATAAATTTGGTGCTGCAGCCATGAAAGAAATGAAAATCGACCCCAATACTGAAGGGGCTCTTGTCATGAGAGTTGTTCCTAAAAGTCCCGCAGCGCAAGCAGGATTGCAACCATATGATATTATTCAAAGTATAAATAATAAACCCATAAAATCTAGCATAGATATTCAAAGACAAATTATATTTTTAAAACCAGGCACAAAAATTAAAATTGGAATTTTAAGAAACGGAAAAAATACCGAATTGACTGCAACTGTATCAGAAATGCCTTCTAAAAACTCCAATAATTCTGAGCCAAATGAAGATAACTCCAAAACTTCAAAATCACCGTCTTTGAGCTATGGACTTTATCTCTCCAACAAGCCATCTACTTCTGGAAAGGGCGTTTCCATAAAAGGGGTTCAAGCAGGGAGTTTGGCTGATAGAGCTGGGTTACAAGAAGGGGATGTTATTTTACAGGTGAATAGGGAAGACGTAAACACCAAACAACAAGTCGAAGATGCGCTTGAAAAATCTAAAAAAGCCAAAACTGCGGTTATATTCTTACTTGTAGCTCGAGAAGACGGCTCACGTTCTGCAATTATCTTACCTCTAAATAGTTGATCTCTTTATTTAGTTCAATAAAATCAATAGCAAACAATATGATGTGATTGGGTTCACATCATATTTTTAATTTAGTTTAGGTAAAAAAAATGAAATTTCCTAAATTTGTTCATACTATTAGTGGTTGGATCCAACCAGATGGCAAATGGCACCCCTCAGACGAATGGTGGCACATTAGTGCAATTTATGAACTAAAAGAGCTAGGGTGCCCTTATTTACAAGACACAGTCACCAAGAAAATATTACAAGAAGGCGACGAAATTAAAATTAAAAAACATATTTCAGATATAGGTTTTATAAAAATTTCACGCGCCCAAGTAGACGGAAATATATCAAATATTGCACAACTTTTTGCCCTTCAAAATTTACTAAGCCTTTGTAATCCAGACGAAGAGATTGGTATTTTAGGTAACAATGGAGTATTAAAAAACATTCGTATTGCAAGAATTATGAAACTAAAGAATCCAGGAATCCTCAGCAAAATCAAAAAAGAAGGACTCAATAATACCTAATTATAACAATATTATACATGTATTTTTTATATTTTTTGTTTTTTTTAGTAATTTTTATTAAAAAATAAATTTATTCTTAAAAATAAGAATTATTTAACAATAATTAAAATAAGTCGTTGACAAATAATAAAAATTAATTAATAATTTCACCGAGCTAATCATATTATTATTAGCTTATTTTACAGGAAATACCATGAAAAATAGAAAAATATTATTTACTTTATCTATAATTTTGCTTTTTATTCAACAAAATTCTTTTGCATACCTCTATGGCGCAGAAATAACGGTTTTAAATCAATCAAACCATGATATTATATTTAGAGCCGGCAAAATTAAAAATTTTATAACTTATAAAGATGTTCCTCTTAACGTTGTGAGTAAAGTAATTCCTTCAAAATCAAACTACACATATTCAACTAGTAACAATGATTATTCTGGGTTACTTTATCAAGATAACTTAACATGGATTGGAGTGGGAACAAACAATTTTGAACTTAAAGAAGATAAGACGTTTATTAATAACTGCAAAAGTTATTATAAATGGAAAGACTATCAATTAACTCTTTTATATATCCATACCGGTGGAGCATTTTGGGACATGTATAGCTATTTTACTCCCCCTGAAATCAATTCAAGAGACGAAAAGTTGAAAGTAAACTTTTTCCCTTTTTATAATGATGCTCCTGTAGGAAAAGCTGGCGAAACTGGCAAACTAACTATTACTGTAACAGATTAATTATTAATAACTATAAATTTAAAAAATCTTTATCAAAATCAAGGCTAAATGTAGGTTTTCTTTTAATCAAAGCAGCAATTCGAACAATGTTTTCTAAAGATAAATTACACTCACCTTTAAGAATTTTTGAAAGCTTTTCTGGGCTGATATCAAGCTTTATCACAAGTTCATTAAAACCTAATTTTTGTTGTTGCATGTAATTGTTCAGTGCTTGAGCTAGTCCATTTTGAAAAGACTTAAGCGCCCGATATTCCAATTCCATTTGAACTTCTATCTCTTTGATTTTTTGAGGGCAAACACCTGTTTTTAGATAATCTTGAAAACTTTTAAATTTCATTTAATTTGCTCCTTTAGTTTTTGCTAAAGAGTTTTTAGCCACCACTTAATTTGCTTTCTATAAGTGCACTTTCTTGTATCGGCATTTTTTTTAAATTATTTACAAAAATTTAATAAAATTCAATAATTTCAAGATATTTAATAACAAATACTGATCCATTAAATATATGGTATTATCGATGATTTAAATATCAAGTTTACTAATAAAAAATTAATATTTAAGATTACGCCTGATTGAACAAAGGGCTAAAGCCAACTTTAGAAGTCGGGACTTTACGTTCGATTTTAGGTAAAGAACAATGTTCTGTAAATCATTTTTATAAAAATTTAATTTAAAAAATAAATTACTATTTTAATTTAAAGGGTGGAGGTGCATAATCAATGAATTTTATTAATTTTCTTGTTACTTCTTCATGAGAAATGAATAAAACTAATTTATTGTCTCTATAAGATAAAATAATTGGATTTATATTAGCAATAGTTTTTATGCCATATGTTGTTAATTGAAAACTTCCTTTTCCACCTACCAAATATTTTTCATCAATTGCAAATAAGAACCAATCATTTAAAATATGATTAGCAGGTTGTGGAATTAAAAATTCATTGCCAAATTTTTTCTTACATTTTTCGCTTAAATCTTCTACATCATCAATTCCATTGTTTAGTAAAAAATATTTATACATTAATGCAATATGGTTATAGTTAAGAGATGTGAATTTTTCTTGCCATTTTCCTTTGACTTCTATATAATTATACGCCGTCCACTAAGTTTGTTGGCAACATAGATAACCAAAAATAAATATTTATACGGAAATTGATGAATATTGAAAACAGGATATGCTGCAGTTAACATTCGTACTTTCTTTTATAAAAGGACACTGCAGCACAATGAATAATGTACAACAACTTATGGATGATTTAAAGAGAATACCTCAAAATAAATTAAGTTTTAATCTTTTACGTCGATTATTTATAATTTTTTTATATTCCGTAGGATTTTCTGAAAAAAAGATTGAAACTTTATTATGCCTTTCAAGAGGACGGGCAAATTATTGGGTTTCAAACTATAAGAATAATGGTATTTATTTTTTACTTGATAAACCACGTTCTGGTCGTCCATCCTTTGTAAATAAAGAAGAAGTTGAAATTTTAAAAACTGAAATCATTCAATTAAATTCTGAATTTAATGAGGAAAAAGTTGTTCATGCCCAAATAATAAATAGTATTATAGAATCCAAAACGAAATTAAAAAAAAATTTAGTAAAAGTGGGTTATACAAGTTCCTTCAAAGAACATTAATAAGAAGAGTTGTTCCAAGAACAAAGCATATAAAAAATGACCCAGAAAAAATGGCCGAATGGATTAAAGATTTACCAAATAAAATTAATGAAATTAAAGTAAAAAATCCAGGAAAAAAAATAAACATAGATTTTCAAGATGAATCACGATTTGGACAAATGACAATAAAATCTGGTATTTGGAGTCCTTTCCCAATCAGACCAGAATTTAAAACTCAAATGGGTTATTTAAACTCATGGATTTATGCTACTGCTAACAAAGATACGGGCAAATATTTTGGAATGATATTACCAAATTTAAATGTTGAAAACATGCAAATTTTTATCAATGAGTACTCCAAGACCGTACCTAAGAATGAGCATATTATTATGATACTAGATGGAGCTAGTGCACATAAAAGCAAAAAATTAATTTTACCCCAAAATATATCATTTATTTTTTTACCTTCATTTTCTCCAGAGTTAAATCCAATTGAAAGGTTATGGAGTTATTTTAAAAGGAATCACTTATCATTTAAAATTTATAAAGATTATGAAGATCTCGTTCAAAAATGCTCTAGTGGTTGGAATCAATTAACACAAAAAATTGTCAAGTCAATTATGAATTCAAAACCTAAGGCAAGCTTATGTTAAAAACTTAGTGGACGGCGTATTATTAGAATCATCTGTAAGCCATTTCCACTCAGTTTTACCATCTGTACAAAAGACAAACGTTTTTTCTGATGAAAAAGCCTTATTAATAATAAAAAAATTTAGTATAATAAATAATAAACAATACTTCATAGATACCTCAATAGTTTGTGATTTTTAAAATGTATTTATGATATTAAAATTAACTGTAATTAAGAATTTTTAACAATATCTCCTGCATTTATTTTTATAAATACATCTTCTAGATCAGGAGATTCGGTGCAAATTTCAAAAACCTTTAATTTTAACTTATTAATCATTGAATTCAATAACTTTGAGGCATCTATAAAGGAGGTCATGCTTCCATGAATATATGTAATCGACAATTTTAAATTACAATTATTTTTAACAGCAGTTTTAATTGGTTCTGCAAGAATTGAGTTTTGTCTTAAAAAATTTAAATTTTCATCTAGCCATTGCGTGATATTATCTATTATAATTAAACACGATATTTTATGTTTCCCTCCCAATGCTAACATTTCTTGACTTTGCTTTAATGTGACAATTTCTCCTTTTTTTATAATTGCAATTCTGCTACAAAAATCTTCTGCTTCTTGTAAGTAGTGGGTTGTTAAAATTATTGTCATGCCTTGCTTATGAAGGTCTTCTACAAAGCGCCACATTGTTCGTCTTAGTTCAACATCAACTCCTGCTGTTGGTTCATCAAGAATTAAAATCTTAGGCTTATGCACTAACGCTCTAGCAATCATCATTCTGCGCTTCATACCGCCACTCAGTTCACGGGTTGTTTTTTTTCTATGTTCTGCAAGTAAAAGTTTTTCTAATAAAAAATCAATCCATTCTTTATCTGGATAATAGCCAGAAAGCTTACTCTGAATTGCTAACATGGTTGGTAAATCAAAAAATGAATCAGCAATGAGCTCTTGCTGAACGACCCCTAATAATCTTTTAACTTCGGAGGTATTATTTTTTACACTTAAACCTTCAACAAAAATATCTCCTGTGGTTGGCGTATTTACACCAGCCAATAAATTTAATAACGTGGTTTTTCCTGCTCCATTGTGACCAAGCAATCCAAAACATTCGCCTCTATAAATTTGTAAATGAATAGGTTTTAACGCCTCAAATTGAGAGCCTTTTGGAAGTTTGTATATTTTACTCACATTTCTAAATTCAATAGAAATTGCACTCATTCTATTAACCCCTCAACCCAAAACCTGATTTCAAAATTTTTATAGAAATTAAAGATGTAGCTATAAAAAATACAAAAGAAATTGAAAATGCAGATAATGCAGAAATATCAGAAACATGAAGCACAGAATAACGAAACATACTCACTATATAAAAAATTGGATTTAAATATCTAATAAACTGAATCCATTCTGGAAAAGTTTGAAATGAAAAAAAGACCCCAGAAAAAAAAATCAATGGCTGTACAATAAAAGACATGATAACACCAATTTGATCCCAACTTTTACAAATTGCACCTGCAGCAATTCCTAAACTTCCAAAAATACCTGTAGCTAAAACTATAGAAATTAATAATAAAATGGGATTAAAGAAAACAAATTCCCAAGAACATAAAAATCCTGCAGACAAAACAGATAATGATACAATCAGAGCCCTAATTATGGCTCCAGAAATGAAAGCAAGCCACATTGCAAATGGAGTCAAAGGAGCCATTAACATATCAACAATTGTACCACTCCACTTTGCAATCATAATACTACTCATTGGATTTTGTAACGCAGCGTTAACAACTTCCATCGCAATAATTCCAGGAATTAAAAAAATGATATATTCGTAGCCGTGCGTTAAAGAAGAATTAGAAGATTGTGACAGCAACTTACCAAGCGCCAAACCAAATAAAGCAAAATAAATCAATGCACTGCCAAAAGGGGCAAATATTGTTTGTGCAGGGACAGCAAAAAATCGACGAACTTCGCGTTCAAATACACCAAAACCAGGCAGCCAAGATTTAGCAACTGGCTTTTTTTTTAAATACTCACTTATGTCCATATCGTCCTCTATATTAATTTAATTCAACACGTAATAGAGAATGACCATTACCTATTTTTTGAACCACAATCCGAGTTCCAATGGCTTCTCTTAAAGAATCAACATGACTAATAATACCCACTTGCGTACCATTAGCATGCAAAGACTCTAACGCACCAATTGCAACCTGTAAGGTTTCAGGATCAAGAGTACCAAAACCTTCATCCAATAATAATGTTTCTATAGGCATTTTGATAGAACGATACTCAGATAAAGCCAACGCTAAAGCTAATGAAACTAAAAAAGTTTCGCCACCTGAAAGAGTTTTAAATGATCTGAGGGCATTAGCATGATAACTATCTTGAATTGCAAAAGCCAATCGAGGCTTATTTTCAGCGTCAAGAGCTGGTGCTAAGGTATATCGTTTATCAAAACGATATAAGTGATAATTTGCTTTAAAAATTAGTTCTTCTAAGTTTAGGATTTGCGCAAATTTTTTAAAATTTTCACCGTTATTTATACCAATTAACTGATGCATTTTATTCCAAAGCACAAACT
This region of Spirobacillus cienkowskii genomic DNA includes:
- a CDS encoding type II CAAX prenyl endopeptidase Rce1 family protein, with protein sequence MSNILFAGGHSHISLGFALSAFIPGIFWGWLYAKQNSLISVSVSHVLIGVWGAFIVGFENIV
- a CDS encoding acyltransferase: MPWLYFSLKDKHKIWAEPWQQEIQAQLQELETVKIGKNCFISPEANIFAEPGRQITIGDNVTIASHVFLHGPITIENGVSINTGVVIDGGAKGVFIGQNSRIASGVKIYAFNHGMKADFLIKEQAVTSYGVYIGKDVWLGANACITDNVTIGNHVVVGMGAVVTNSVAEWLIVGGVPAKEIGCRKN
- the nadA gene encoding quinolinate synthase NadA translates to MTIAFQPPLPAPYPNLTESEMLKRISDVRKYFGKKLVILAHHYQRPEIVELSDIRGDSLQLAQYAARQSEANFIVFCGVHFMAEGADILKTGQQIVVLPDLGAGCDMADMADVDDVVEAWEQLVETVGHESIMPVTYINSSAALKAFVAQKGGVVCTSSNAPKIVEWALRERKILFFYPDQHLGRNTAKKLGIPMEQMSLWNPKKAYGGLDKNKIKDTTIMLWQGCCPVHMMFTIKQIDQIRAKDPEFKIISHPECAMEVVDKSDFSGSTDFIVKTIAASPSGSKWAVGTELNLVNRIAKENADKTVVSLNPFMCLCGTMNRIDLPHLTWALEQIRLGTPQNVIAVSEPQRSLAKQTLVRMLNMSHTVLNSN
- a CDS encoding 3-hydroxybutyryl-CoA dehydrogenase is translated as MISAIKVIAVIGAGQMGSGIAQIAAQAGYQVLLCDSYPESLHKGLLTIEKSLTKLFEKGKIEEHPPAILARIKKTSQLSDLAKVDFVIEAVNENETLKKEIFKELDKIVSPNTIFASNTSSLPITRLASATSRTNKFIGMHFMNPVPIMSLVEIIRGHATSEDTYQITKQISEKMGKTTVCSQDYPGFIINRILMPMINEAFYTLMEGIANAEDIDTGMKLGTNQPMGPLTLADFIGLDTCYAIMKVLHEGLGDSKYRPCPLLKKYVDAGHFGKKVGQGVYKY
- a CDS encoding HAMP domain-containing methyl-accepting chemotaxis protein — protein: MTFFSTLSLKIKLILFSIFFVICLLTVGGIAIQRISILTDDYDQVAKISLPKINDVFIMLSLYRQVRIDLRTLGIPNLSESQIQQASNNVRKSIEEYDAIAKDFLKYPMVNGQKKVNDQVQESWKKFVEVVNKVLTYANSQKAGDFEKMRAIFLKDCPEAAENYRLLNLELIKIVEDGTKDRFKLAHEAATMGNILVISVIGTSVLLGLIIGWLFSSWITQSISIGFNKISANASSVLAAAKEISSSSEELSNSAGQQATSLQETTTSVELLSSTVTKNMENAKKTAILSTESKKSANDGESSVESMLAAMTEIRVSNETIMNKINASNLQLSNIVRMFKEIGDKTKVINEIVFQTKLLSFNASVEAARAGEQGKGFSVVAEEIGNLARMSGISASEISNLLANNIQKVEMIVNQSQKEVEVIIAQGKQKVEFGVEVAHKCAAALKEIVGNISNVSIMAEEISVSSDEQAKGLSEINSAMVDLNTVTQKNASATNQSFLAVNKISEQILFLNKTISELEVIIRGLKSVAKNGMK
- a CDS encoding trypsin-like peptidase domain-containing protein, translated to MSLSNHSSSKVVHFLKARAKNLIVASFSVAALLGVASASIVIFAPEKITNIKQHFIAQASANAYSLPQATNVAPGNDTLFLKSFKKVFSNIAKESRPALVFIIAEKKVQVRANEFPFPDDFFFPFMPPQFRGPGNQRDKKQSIETDGGSGFIVDIKNGYIITNNHVIEGADKITVTTYDNKKYKAKVLGTAKNVDISVLKLEDFKPSNELKQVSLADSNEVEVGDWVIALGAPFELPQTLTMGVVSAVQRSSDTLGITGTNSFIQTDAAINPGNSGGPLVSLDGQVIGMNTAIYSKNGTSVGIGFAIPSNTIRLVADSIINNGKLTQVYLGVEMYDLNKFGAAAMKEMKIDPNTEGALVMRVVPKSPAAQAGLQPYDIIQSINNKPIKSSIDIQRQIIFLKPGTKIKIGILRNGKNTELTATVSEMPSKNSNNSEPNEDNSKTSKSPSLSYGLYLSNKPSTSGKGVSIKGVQAGSLADRAGLQEGDVILQVNREDVNTKQQVEDALEKSKKAKTAVIFLLVAREDGSRSAIILPLNS
- a CDS encoding helix-turn-helix domain-containing protein — encoded protein: MKFKSFQDYLKTGVCPQKIKEIEVQMELEYRALKSFQNGLAQALNNYMQQQKLGFNELVIKLDISPEKLSKILKGECNLSLENIVRIAALIKRKPTFSLDFDKDFLNL
- a CDS encoding IS630 family transposase, producing the protein MKKKFSKSGLYKFLQRTLIRRVVPRTKHIKNDPEKMAEWIKDLPNKINEIKVKNPGKKINIDFQDESRFGQMTIKSGIWSPFPIRPEFKTQMGYLNSWIYATANKDTGKYFGMILPNLNVENMQIFINEYSKTVPKNEHIIMILDGASAHKSKKLILPQNISFIFLPSFSPELNPIERLWSYFKRNHLSFKIYKDYEDLVQKCSSGWNQLTQKIVKSIMNSKPKASLC